In Archangium violaceum, the following are encoded in one genomic region:
- a CDS encoding helix-turn-helix domain-containing protein — MKVVEAYGFKPGPRERDHDVSRYMRHFLEKKAAAKRGTLEYATAKLFANALLGKLAERIHGSGLLDVEREAQLHGFGPGLGAAIHGSPLLRASLKGPPDVGSAFAPEWATLVLGRARALMADITARGALLISTDAIICPEELDLRCEGLDALESVGSGMRLEHRADAVFIARARLYALLRRVEDVGPGEPVLGRDDTWAVVRVARQGTSESEADFAQTLLACLREGRDVAPTRIRKRRLTVEAAVREGKPIHSLVQEEVRTGFSWDNKRRLLDRDSKPFTQSTDTAPYRSLSRLEAGERQRQIREGGARPRKSRVPAHKMEKALTLLSGGRSVREVARELKLARSTVGDIKKRAGVGTVESEAGGADA; from the coding sequence GTGAAGGTGGTGGAAGCCTACGGCTTCAAGCCCGGCCCTCGTGAGCGCGACCACGACGTGAGCCGCTACATGCGGCACTTCCTCGAGAAGAAGGCCGCCGCCAAGAGGGGCACCCTGGAGTACGCCACGGCCAAGCTCTTCGCCAACGCCCTGCTGGGCAAGCTGGCCGAGAGGATCCACGGTTCGGGCCTGCTGGACGTCGAGCGCGAGGCCCAGCTCCACGGCTTCGGCCCGGGATTGGGAGCGGCCATCCACGGCTCGCCGTTGTTGCGCGCCTCGCTCAAGGGGCCTCCGGATGTAGGCAGTGCCTTCGCCCCGGAGTGGGCCACGCTGGTGCTGGGCCGGGCTCGCGCCCTCATGGCCGACATCACCGCGCGTGGGGCCCTTCTCATCTCCACCGACGCCATCATCTGCCCCGAGGAGTTGGACCTGCGCTGTGAAGGGCTCGATGCGCTGGAGAGCGTTGGCAGCGGCATGCGCCTGGAGCATCGGGCTGATGCCGTCTTCATCGCCCGTGCTCGCTTGTACGCGCTGCTGCGGAGGGTGGAGGACGTGGGCCCCGGTGAGCCGGTGCTGGGACGGGACGACACCTGGGCGGTGGTGCGTGTCGCCCGTCAGGGGACGAGCGAGTCGGAGGCGGACTTCGCCCAGACGCTGCTGGCCTGCCTGCGCGAGGGGCGCGACGTGGCCCCGACGCGCATCAGGAAACGGAGGCTGACGGTGGAGGCGGCTGTACGTGAGGGCAAGCCCATCCACTCCCTGGTACAGGAGGAGGTGCGCACGGGTTTCTCGTGGGACAACAAGCGACGGTTGCTCGACCGCGACAGCAAACCATTCACGCAGAGCACGGACACCGCCCCGTACCGCTCACTCTCGCGACTGGAGGCAGGTGAGCGTCAGCGGCAGATTCGAGAGGGAGGCGCGCGCCCGCGGAAGTCACGGGTGCCGGCCCACAAGATGGAGAAGGCCCTCACCTTGTTGAGTGGCGGCAGGAGTGTTCGAGAGGTGGCCAGGGAACTGAAGCTGGCCCGCTCCACGGTCGGCGACATCAAGAAGCGCGC
- the tnpC gene encoding IS66 family transposase codes for MSFQLTTEKDVERLRQAALLLEAENKRLVARVVELTRKLMSARGQDAEELQLRLQELERQLAQRTGELFGRSSEKRPRGEQDEGKQAGPAEPARGHGPRTQPTLPLLEEVHTLEEPDKQCPECGGALTEMKGCYEEAEEVDVVERRFVLRRHKRQKYRCGCGGCVETALGPPKLQPGGRYSVDFAVEVAVAKYLDHMPLERQVRTMQREGLAVDSQTLWDQIDALARLLSPAHEALHQALLTREILGGDETRWPLLGSKSQTRWYAWALCAPDAVVYRIQEGRDVEAARNMLKDFRGVLMTDGLSTYESVAGKSAGISLVNCWMHARRKFVECAEAFPQANEALDMIAELYAVEREYKQGPENLARLLELRQQKSRPIIERLHQWACEQRVLPQSALGQAIKYMSNRWTGLTRFLTDPRVPLDNGATERAMRGLAVGRKNHYGSRSRRGTEVAALYYSLMETAKLCGVDPKRYLREAALAALRGEALPLPNQLAQPAEG; via the coding sequence ATGAGCTTCCAGCTTACGACGGAGAAGGACGTGGAGAGGCTGCGCCAGGCGGCCCTGTTGCTGGAGGCGGAGAACAAGCGCCTGGTGGCGCGCGTGGTGGAGCTCACGCGCAAGCTGATGAGCGCGCGGGGCCAGGACGCCGAGGAATTGCAGTTGCGCTTGCAGGAGTTGGAGCGGCAGCTCGCGCAGCGCACCGGCGAGCTGTTTGGCCGCTCCAGCGAGAAGCGCCCCCGCGGCGAGCAGGACGAGGGGAAACAGGCCGGGCCGGCCGAGCCCGCGCGCGGCCACGGCCCGCGCACCCAGCCCACACTGCCACTGCTGGAGGAAGTGCACACGCTGGAGGAGCCAGACAAGCAGTGTCCCGAGTGCGGCGGGGCGCTGACGGAAATGAAGGGTTGCTACGAGGAGGCCGAGGAGGTGGACGTGGTGGAGCGGCGCTTCGTGCTGCGCCGCCACAAGCGACAGAAGTACCGCTGCGGGTGCGGCGGATGCGTGGAGACGGCCCTGGGCCCGCCCAAGCTTCAGCCCGGCGGGCGCTACTCGGTGGACTTCGCCGTGGAAGTGGCCGTGGCCAAGTACCTCGACCACATGCCGCTGGAGCGGCAGGTGAGAACCATGCAGCGCGAGGGGCTGGCGGTGGACAGCCAGACGCTTTGGGACCAGATAGACGCGCTGGCGCGGCTGCTGTCGCCCGCGCACGAGGCGCTGCACCAGGCGCTGCTGACGCGGGAGATTCTGGGGGGAGACGAGACGCGCTGGCCGCTGCTGGGCAGCAAGAGTCAGACGCGCTGGTACGCCTGGGCACTGTGCGCTCCTGACGCCGTGGTGTACCGGATACAGGAGGGCCGGGACGTGGAGGCCGCGCGCAACATGCTCAAGGACTTCCGTGGAGTCCTCATGACGGATGGGCTGAGCACATACGAGAGCGTGGCGGGCAAGAGCGCGGGCATATCTCTGGTGAACTGCTGGATGCACGCGCGGCGCAAATTCGTCGAGTGCGCGGAAGCCTTCCCCCAGGCGAACGAAGCCCTGGACATGATTGCCGAGCTGTACGCGGTGGAGCGCGAGTATAAGCAGGGGCCCGAGAACCTGGCGCGCCTGCTGGAACTGCGACAGCAGAAGAGCCGTCCCATTATCGAGCGGCTGCACCAGTGGGCGTGCGAGCAGCGCGTCCTGCCCCAGTCGGCGCTGGGCCAGGCAATCAAATACATGAGCAACCGGTGGACGGGGCTGACACGGTTTCTGACGGACCCGCGGGTGCCGCTGGACAATGGAGCCACCGAGCGTGCCATGCGCGGGCTGGCGGTGGGCCGCAAGAACCACTACGGCAGCCGGAGCCGGCGCGGCACCGAGGTGGCGGCCCTCTACTACAGCCTGATGGAGACGGCGAAGCTATGCGGGGTGGACCCCAAGCGCTACCTGCGAGAGGCCGCGCTGGCGGCCCTGCGCGGGGAAGCGCTCCCCCTGCCCAACCAACTCGCTCAGCCCGCCGAGGGCTGA
- the tnpB gene encoding IS66 family insertion sequence element accessory protein TnpB (TnpB, as the term is used for proteins encoded by IS66 family insertion elements, is considered an accessory protein, since TnpC, encoded by a neighboring gene, is a DDE family transposase.), with the protein MIGSTRRLAVYAYGQPCDMRKSFDALCGLVTQALGRDFLSGDVFLFVGRDRKRAKALFWDGTGLCLYAKRLEKGRFAPLWRRESGAQPLELTVSELALFLEGSEMVGRAPLSPEPYKLVPLFQAQTVQGVTS; encoded by the coding sequence GTGATTGGCTCCACGCGCAGGCTCGCGGTGTACGCCTACGGGCAGCCGTGCGACATGCGCAAGAGCTTCGATGCGCTGTGCGGGCTGGTGACGCAGGCGCTGGGGCGCGACTTCCTCTCGGGAGACGTCTTCCTCTTCGTCGGACGGGACAGGAAGAGGGCCAAGGCGCTCTTCTGGGACGGCACCGGGCTGTGCTTGTACGCCAAGCGGTTGGAGAAGGGACGCTTCGCCCCGCTGTGGCGGCGCGAGAGTGGCGCGCAGCCGCTTGAGCTGACGGTGTCGGAGCTGGCCCTGTTCCTGGAGGGCAGCGAGATGGTGGGGCGAGCGCCGCTGTCGCCCGAGCCGTACAAACTGGTGCCTCTCTTCCAAGCCCAGACAGTGCAGGGGGTGACTTCGTGA
- a CDS encoding transposase: MSVVPKKEAEEMDMKEQAEKFRKVVQERGGVGPRARYTEEQRQEALEYVRARQQQGASVEEAAKELGMSSWTLSRWGSAARRATQQQPAREALVPVEIKAERAQARGRGLVVHGPGGVRVEGLSLEDAVRLLRGLQ, encoded by the coding sequence ATGTCCGTCGTCCCCAAGAAGGAGGCGGAAGAGATGGACATGAAGGAGCAGGCGGAGAAGTTCCGGAAGGTGGTGCAAGAGCGGGGAGGAGTGGGCCCGAGAGCGCGCTACACGGAGGAGCAGAGACAGGAAGCGTTGGAGTACGTGCGAGCGCGCCAGCAGCAGGGGGCGAGCGTGGAGGAAGCGGCGAAGGAGTTGGGCATGAGCAGCTGGACGCTCAGCCGGTGGGGCAGCGCGGCGCGCCGAGCCACCCAGCAGCAGCCCGCGAGGGAGGCGCTGGTGCCCGTCGAGATAAAGGCCGAGCGTGCCCAGGCTCGAGGAAGGGGGCTGGTGGTGCACGGGCCGGGGGGAGTCCGGGTGGAGGGGCTGTCGCTGGAAGACGCGGTGCGGTTGCTGAGGGGGCTGCAGTGA
- a CDS encoding DUF932 domain-containing protein: MSHDISKMVYVGTEPWHGLGTALQANTDYDTLVQAAGFYTAVERPVFSPPMVEAIPDRKALFREDTGEYLSTVSKGYEVVQFAEVARTLMEAAGGVRCIFHTAGTLGRNGVRGWLLGELPEPLLVRGDKSPIKRYVLGYCGHDGTTAITLKNVATRVVCQNTLGVALSEKDGAEWHIPHTTSAKVRLEEAAQAFRLLVEGYERFGELANHLAIQPFSEHQLQLVLNRVMPLPEDEAKHPRITNARNKVVELFHTGTGIEGDIQ, from the coding sequence ATGTCTCACGACATCAGCAAGATGGTCTACGTCGGAACGGAGCCCTGGCACGGGTTGGGCACCGCGCTCCAGGCCAACACCGACTACGACACCCTCGTCCAGGCCGCCGGCTTCTACACGGCGGTAGAGCGGCCCGTCTTCTCGCCGCCCATGGTGGAGGCCATCCCGGACAGGAAGGCCCTCTTCCGGGAGGACACGGGCGAGTACCTGTCCACCGTCTCCAAGGGCTACGAGGTGGTGCAGTTCGCGGAGGTGGCCCGCACACTCATGGAAGCGGCAGGCGGCGTGCGCTGCATCTTCCACACGGCGGGCACCCTGGGCCGCAACGGCGTACGCGGGTGGCTGCTCGGCGAGTTGCCCGAGCCGCTGCTCGTCCGGGGCGACAAGAGCCCCATCAAGCGGTACGTGCTGGGCTACTGCGGCCATGACGGCACCACCGCCATCACCCTCAAGAACGTGGCCACGCGCGTGGTGTGCCAGAACACCCTCGGCGTTGCCCTCTCGGAGAAGGACGGGGCCGAGTGGCACATCCCGCACACCACCAGCGCCAAGGTCCGGCTGGAGGAAGCGGCCCAAGCCTTCCGACTCCTCGTGGAGGGCTACGAGCGGTTCGGCGAGCTGGCCAATCACCTCGCCATCCAGCCCTTCAGCGAGCACCAGCTCCAGCTCGTGCTCAACCGGGTGATGCCGCTGCCCGAGGATGAGGCCAAGCACCCGCGCATCACCAACGCGCGCAACAAGGTGGTGGAGCTGTTCCACACGGGCACCGGCATCGAGGGAGACATCCAGTAA
- a CDS encoding ATP-binding protein: protein MSSKNQLGLGLPGAVSAGVGPHKPSTEMGIGANGPLVDRAFKEALPHQYDREVVKNAIEAGASYIEITPDWVHVEETGGEVYRYAVVDNGHGMSGEELVKYFNMISSSGKSIGPVDGNFGVGAKISLMPWNPRGLLIMSWKDGEGSMVRIGKKPNGNYALLHWEIADEDGESVYEAVVQPFEGYKEAFLKGSDTGTIIVATGDTGTEDTYLGPNYGDRKKSAIKVHSLALNTRFFHIPDEHEIRVFEFASSKKAQWPKQRVNAMPQGGMYRRVRGARYYLERNKETSGTVHVSGAKIHWWILQEDREDISQIAISRNFIAALFDNELYNISSGNEGRHHYQSFGVVYEKAFSRLTLVVEADHYNKGKLEGVFPNTPRSQLLYMGTPNGELPLKQWGAEFLDQMPEEVRKLCEEAAASSVKTGVDAKDKLKDYLHRLQSVQFRRALNGKFLVSLNKPGGLGVKRPGTTIHKGGSKPGSPGGQKGLFTSGGQAGPTPARKVNPVPAIPTAEWLYARDGSRTEGDDMEGRAARYVESTNLIQINGDFPLFREVTDYWVARYGATPGAEDIVMRVVREVYELDLIAKVIQARAMKGTVHWASRWDQLVSEESLTMAVLGIVGTDHSIGTKVGGALGGTRSRKAV, encoded by the coding sequence ATGAGCAGCAAGAATCAGCTCGGGCTCGGGCTCCCAGGGGCCGTGTCCGCTGGTGTGGGCCCCCACAAGCCGTCCACGGAGATGGGGATTGGCGCGAATGGCCCCTTGGTTGACCGGGCCTTCAAGGAAGCCCTCCCGCACCAGTACGACCGAGAGGTCGTCAAGAACGCCATTGAGGCGGGTGCTAGCTACATCGAGATCACCCCGGACTGGGTCCATGTCGAGGAGACCGGCGGTGAGGTCTACCGCTACGCGGTCGTGGACAATGGCCACGGGATGTCCGGCGAGGAGTTGGTCAAGTATTTCAACATGATCAGCTCCTCGGGAAAGAGCATCGGCCCAGTCGACGGCAACTTCGGCGTAGGCGCGAAGATCTCCCTGATGCCGTGGAACCCCAGGGGCCTCCTCATCATGTCCTGGAAGGATGGCGAGGGGTCCATGGTCCGCATTGGCAAGAAGCCGAACGGCAACTACGCGCTCTTGCACTGGGAGATCGCGGACGAGGATGGCGAGTCCGTTTACGAGGCAGTGGTCCAACCCTTTGAGGGCTACAAGGAGGCGTTCCTCAAGGGCTCGGATACCGGAACCATCATCGTGGCAACTGGTGATACCGGGACCGAGGACACCTACCTGGGGCCGAATTACGGGGACAGGAAGAAGAGCGCCATCAAGGTTCACTCTCTCGCGCTCAACACACGCTTTTTCCACATCCCGGATGAGCACGAGATCCGGGTGTTCGAGTTCGCCTCCAGCAAGAAGGCTCAGTGGCCAAAGCAACGGGTCAACGCCATGCCCCAGGGCGGCATGTACCGGCGTGTACGCGGGGCGCGCTACTACCTGGAGAGGAACAAGGAGACGAGTGGGACTGTCCACGTCTCGGGGGCGAAAATTCACTGGTGGATCCTCCAGGAGGATCGCGAGGACATCAGCCAGATCGCCATCTCGAGGAACTTCATCGCCGCTCTCTTCGATAACGAGCTCTACAACATCTCGTCCGGCAACGAGGGCCGTCACCACTATCAATCGTTCGGGGTGGTCTACGAGAAGGCGTTCTCGCGGCTGACCCTCGTGGTAGAGGCCGACCACTACAACAAGGGCAAGCTGGAAGGTGTTTTCCCGAACACGCCGCGTTCCCAACTCCTCTACATGGGCACCCCGAACGGGGAACTCCCCTTGAAGCAGTGGGGGGCCGAGTTCTTGGACCAGATGCCGGAGGAGGTCCGCAAGTTGTGCGAAGAGGCAGCCGCCTCCTCGGTGAAGACGGGTGTGGACGCGAAGGACAAGCTGAAGGACTACCTCCACCGTCTCCAGTCGGTGCAGTTCCGGCGCGCCCTTAACGGTAAGTTCTTGGTAAGCCTCAACAAGCCGGGCGGCCTTGGTGTGAAGCGTCCTGGGACTACGATTCACAAGGGCGGCAGCAAACCCGGGAGCCCCGGTGGACAGAAGGGCCTCTTCACCTCGGGTGGTCAGGCTGGCCCGACTCCAGCGCGCAAGGTGAACCCCGTTCCAGCCATTCCCACTGCGGAGTGGCTCTACGCGCGCGATGGTTCCCGCACCGAAGGTGACGACATGGAGGGACGGGCGGCGCGTTACGTGGAGAGTACCAACCTCATCCAGATCAACGGTGACTTCCCCCTCTTCAGAGAGGTGACCGACTACTGGGTTGCAAGATACGGGGCAACGCCTGGTGCAGAGGACATCGTAATGCGCGTGGTCCGCGAGGTATATGAGCTGGACCTCATCGCCAAGGTCATCCAAGCGCGGGCCATGAAGGGAACCGTCCACTGGGCGTCTCGCTGGGACCAGCTCGTGTCCGAGGAGTCCCTGACGATGGCCGTTCTTGGCATCGTGGGGACGGACCACAGCATCGGGACCAAGGTCGGCGGTGCTCTCGGGGGAACTCGGTCGCGTAAGGCTGTCTGA
- a CDS encoding serine/threonine protein kinase: MKPTLEDVVRPGMVVSGYRIEKKLGAGGFGKVFLAWRDGSPCALKFIHLESVGEWGWRELFIMLRHEFPNVVKLLSHFKWPEDKPEYLVLVMEYVPGVTLYQWARDNNPCARDLVEKLLPLSKALKGVHSRDVLHRDLKGDNVLVRETDGAPVLVDFGAGAMPGAPRVTGALAPANLRYRSPEAVAFFLREDRRRGESYNYAVRDELYALGVILYVLATDVYPFNGPDDELLGEILEGNPKPPHVRNSRVPRALSELCLRLLAKAPARVPDAEALCVALEKLLLEEAKADPRWEVPLCYGWTVDGRTTEDAPELVGHDPQGWLRRWIRQKPKRGKPPAPPVVAPAPPEPPATKTRPPLRTRVRWAFPVLVAVVGLAVGVGHVLGQLRPPPSTPTPGQPVPTLPLPAEFSLDGPMRWATHVHEVAPPWKPPEADAGAAPSKADTPASVTTMTLSSGTTRMKKKAPGSQAEKEKKGNNSTGANVLLAVAAAANMACPGAQVRKEPAPQACPAGAVETMTRQLGIPVGDRSFAALPGWKMGSNEPIPVKDGPISLELAGAWKAGADAMGRGGQVVLPDVTRLSGQLCIGEKRVYGRITQAVTPAGDTFTVCMELVDPYSGDRGLEIEPDGGAIKVRPRAAVKTVERFE, translated from the coding sequence ATGAAGCCCACGCTGGAGGACGTGGTGCGGCCGGGCATGGTGGTGAGCGGCTACCGCATCGAGAAGAAGCTGGGAGCCGGCGGCTTCGGCAAGGTGTTCCTCGCGTGGCGTGACGGTAGCCCGTGCGCCCTCAAGTTCATCCACCTGGAGAGCGTGGGAGAGTGGGGCTGGCGGGAGCTGTTCATCATGCTCCGCCACGAGTTCCCCAACGTGGTGAAGCTGCTCAGTCACTTCAAATGGCCCGAGGACAAGCCCGAGTACCTGGTGCTCGTCATGGAGTACGTGCCGGGAGTGACGCTCTACCAGTGGGCCCGGGACAACAACCCGTGTGCCCGCGATCTGGTGGAGAAGCTGTTGCCGCTCTCCAAGGCGTTGAAGGGGGTCCACTCCAGGGATGTCCTGCACCGTGACTTGAAGGGGGACAACGTGCTGGTGCGCGAGACGGATGGAGCGCCGGTGCTGGTGGACTTCGGAGCCGGTGCCATGCCGGGCGCTCCTCGTGTCACCGGAGCCCTGGCCCCGGCCAACCTCCGCTACCGCAGCCCCGAGGCCGTGGCCTTCTTCCTGCGCGAGGATCGCAGGCGGGGGGAGAGCTACAACTACGCGGTGAGGGACGAGCTGTACGCGCTGGGCGTCATCCTCTACGTGCTCGCCACCGACGTGTACCCCTTCAACGGCCCGGACGACGAGCTGCTGGGGGAGATTCTTGAGGGCAACCCCAAGCCCCCGCACGTGCGCAACTCCCGTGTGCCCCGGGCCTTGAGTGAGCTGTGCCTGCGCCTGTTGGCCAAGGCGCCCGCCCGCGTGCCGGATGCCGAGGCGTTGTGCGTAGCGCTGGAGAAGCTGCTGCTGGAGGAGGCGAAGGCGGACCCACGGTGGGAGGTGCCCCTGTGCTACGGCTGGACGGTGGACGGGCGTACCACCGAGGACGCGCCGGAGCTGGTGGGCCATGACCCCCAGGGGTGGCTGCGCAGGTGGATCCGTCAGAAGCCCAAGCGGGGCAAGCCGCCCGCTCCTCCCGTTGTAGCTCCCGCCCCACCCGAGCCGCCCGCGACGAAGACCCGCCCCCCACTTCGCACCCGAGTGCGATGGGCCTTTCCGGTCCTCGTGGCAGTGGTGGGACTCGCGGTGGGAGTGGGCCATGTCCTCGGCCAGCTTCGCCCGCCGCCGTCCACACCGACTCCAGGCCAGCCGGTGCCTACGCTTCCCTTACCTGCGGAATTCTCCCTCGATGGTCCGATGCGATGGGCCACGCACGTCCATGAAGTAGCGCCACCCTGGAAGCCGCCCGAAGCTGACGCAGGCGCAGCGCCCTCGAAGGCGGATACCCCTGCGTCCGTCACCACCATGACGCTCAGCTCGGGAACAACTCGCATGAAGAAGAAGGCCCCCGGCTCACAGGCGGAGAAGGAGAAGAAGGGCAACAACTCCACCGGGGCCAACGTGCTGCTCGCGGTGGCCGCCGCCGCCAACATGGCCTGTCCCGGTGCCCAGGTTCGCAAGGAGCCCGCGCCCCAGGCGTGCCCGGCCGGTGCTGTCGAGACCATGACCCGCCAACTCGGCATTCCCGTTGGGGACCGCTCCTTCGCCGCTCTTCCCGGTTGGAAGATGGGCAGTAACGAGCCCATACCCGTGAAGGATGGCCCCATCTCACTGGAGCTGGCTGGCGCCTGGAAGGCGGGAGCTGATGCCATGGGCCGGGGTGGGCAAGTCGTGCTGCCAGACGTCACCCGGCTGTCCGGGCAGCTCTGCATCGGGGAGAAGCGCGTCTACGGCCGCATCACCCAGGCCGTCACGCCCGCTGGAGACACGTTCACCGTCTGCATGGAGCTGGTCGACCCGTACAGCGGAGATCGTGGACTCGAGATCGAGCCTGACGGGGGAGCCATCAAGGTTCGCCCCCGCGCGGCGGTGAAGACGGTGGAGCGGTTCGAGTAA
- a CDS encoding DUF2381 family protein, translating into MFALSSSALLGLALLAAPVEATERVPLPTCEAGTRYIELTAGTPSKTPEVCIRPELSLTLFFDAKLARVEVEGRERFRRVKVVDDTLALVASEALHDGERVPVTVYFEDGAAPVSATFMLVVHPSQAERQVEVSRHERTLASLRQGEQQARAEAQQCREEKARLQAECSGQGGLTGFIANEWMGEKGVIARRLPMGAERPEDSLAVWTVISYRAVGPKGRGRVAVEVMLRNRGTVAWRPKGAALVGSKREELTGLTVWLLEPIPPGELGRIVVELDATESEARGTYTLNLWAGETGAGGVNLDGVTFP; encoded by the coding sequence GTGTTCGCCTTGTCCTCCTCCGCCCTGCTCGGACTGGCCCTGCTCGCTGCACCCGTCGAGGCTACCGAGAGGGTGCCGCTCCCCACCTGCGAGGCAGGTACGCGCTACATCGAGCTGACGGCGGGCACCCCCAGCAAGACGCCGGAGGTGTGCATCCGGCCGGAGCTGTCCCTCACCCTGTTCTTCGACGCGAAGCTGGCGCGCGTGGAAGTCGAGGGACGGGAGCGGTTCCGCCGGGTAAAGGTGGTGGACGACACCCTGGCACTCGTGGCCTCGGAGGCGCTGCATGACGGGGAGCGTGTGCCGGTGACGGTCTACTTCGAGGATGGCGCGGCCCCGGTGAGTGCCACCTTCATGCTGGTGGTCCACCCCTCCCAGGCGGAGCGGCAGGTGGAGGTATCACGCCACGAGCGCACGCTGGCCTCTCTCCGGCAAGGCGAGCAGCAGGCGCGTGCCGAGGCCCAGCAGTGCCGGGAGGAGAAGGCGCGTCTCCAGGCCGAGTGTAGTGGCCAGGGCGGTCTCACGGGTTTCATCGCCAACGAGTGGATGGGCGAAAAGGGAGTCATCGCCCGGCGACTCCCGATGGGGGCTGAGCGCCCGGAAGACTCCCTCGCGGTGTGGACGGTCATCAGCTATCGGGCCGTGGGACCCAAGGGGCGGGGACGGGTTGCCGTGGAGGTGATGCTACGTAACCGGGGAACGGTGGCCTGGAGGCCGAAGGGGGCGGCCTTGGTGGGCTCCAAGCGCGAGGAGCTGACGGGGCTGACGGTGTGGCTCCTGGAGCCCATCCCGCCAGGAGAGTTGGGGCGCATCGTGGTGGAACTGGACGCGACGGAGAGCGAGGCCCGGGGCACCTACACGCTCAATCTGTGGGCGGGAGAAACCGGAGCCGGGGGCGTGAACCTCGACGGCGTGACGTTCCCATAG
- a CDS encoding serine/threonine protein kinase has product MKGPSTNDSFPIHPTGPDGLLFEGPAYRYTFVSPLLDAPDPMAIARRTPVKGEGAACRVILKRVQMPPEDERRQRAVEEVQLATRLRHPGIVQVYGLEEYEGAPYVVMEHTQGIFLATAMETALLLGRTLDPAHAVYIAAEVADALHYAWNSQGEDGQPLHLVHRAVSPTSIRLEFSGRVTLTDFGVAYSRMVGRLDTPSKVLRAELAYAAPEVMRRQKPDGRADLYSLGMVLLEMLSGQYPLDPPDVNVPYSGSSEVSRYNARVRPERPTWTSPGELANRILSFGPDDVERVASQVPEPLKCILHKALHAHPDDRYQTGGEMRDELRAWLASQGNPFGPAEAEAELGTLLREKPLPQETHAFPIEKGVLPTPEEEATAEEEVTEEETKDRSE; this is encoded by the coding sequence GTGAAAGGTCCATCGACCAACGACAGCTTCCCCATCCACCCCACGGGTCCTGACGGTCTTCTCTTCGAGGGACCCGCGTACCGCTACACCTTCGTCTCCCCGCTGCTGGACGCACCGGACCCCATGGCCATCGCCCGACGCACTCCCGTGAAGGGGGAGGGTGCTGCGTGCCGCGTCATCCTCAAGCGGGTGCAGATGCCCCCCGAGGACGAGCGCCGCCAGCGGGCCGTGGAGGAGGTACAGCTCGCCACACGGCTGCGCCACCCCGGCATCGTCCAAGTGTACGGGCTGGAGGAGTACGAGGGCGCCCCCTACGTGGTGATGGAGCACACCCAGGGCATCTTCCTGGCGACGGCCATGGAGACGGCGCTGTTGCTGGGCAGGACGCTCGACCCGGCCCATGCCGTCTACATCGCCGCCGAGGTGGCCGATGCGCTCCACTACGCCTGGAACAGCCAGGGCGAGGATGGCCAACCCCTGCACCTCGTCCACCGGGCCGTGAGTCCCACGAGCATCCGGCTCGAGTTCAGCGGCAGGGTGACGCTCACCGACTTCGGCGTGGCGTACTCGCGGATGGTGGGCCGGTTGGACACCCCCTCCAAGGTGCTGCGTGCGGAGCTGGCCTATGCCGCCCCGGAGGTGATGCGCCGCCAGAAGCCGGATGGGCGAGCGGACCTCTACTCGCTGGGCATGGTGCTGCTGGAAATGCTGTCGGGGCAGTACCCGCTGGACCCTCCGGACGTGAACGTGCCCTACAGCGGGTCCTCGGAGGTGAGCCGGTACAACGCTCGCGTCCGCCCTGAGCGCCCTACCTGGACAAGCCCGGGGGAGCTGGCCAACCGCATCCTGAGCTTCGGCCCGGACGACGTGGAGCGGGTGGCCTCCCAGGTGCCCGAGCCGCTCAAGTGCATCCTCCACAAGGCCCTGCACGCCCACCCGGACGACCGCTACCAGACGGGCGGTGAGATGCGGGACGAACTGCGCGCGTGGCTCGCCAGCCAGGGCAACCCGTTCGGACCCGCCGAGGCGGAGGCGGAGTTGGGAACTCTCCTCCGCGAGAAGCCTCTCCCCCAGGAGACGCACGCCTTCCCCATCGAGAAGGGCGTCCTGCCCACCCCCGAGGAGGAAGCCACGGCCGAGGAGGAAGTCACCGAGGAAGAGACGAAGGACCGGAGCGAGTGA
- a CDS encoding helix-turn-helix transcriptional regulator yields MKKSDHLTKKKMTVLLGDVLREARLKAELTQADVAERVGVATEVYGRIERGNLTPSVPNLRRLCMVLRVDASAALGLDVGEAAAWLKESAAPPEESPRLRRLLRTLRQLDDKQLNAVGYMVRSLMTPEAR; encoded by the coding sequence ATGAAGAAGAGCGACCACCTGACGAAGAAGAAGATGACCGTCCTCCTGGGAGACGTGCTGCGAGAGGCCCGGCTCAAGGCCGAACTCACCCAGGCGGACGTGGCCGAGCGCGTGGGCGTGGCCACCGAGGTGTACGGGCGGATAGAGCGGGGCAACCTGACGCCTAGCGTCCCGAACCTGCGTAGGCTCTGCATGGTGCTGCGGGTGGACGCCAGTGCCGCCCTGGGGCTCGACGTGGGCGAGGCGGCGGCCTGGTTGAAGGAGTCCGCGGCCCCCCCGGAGGAGTCACCGCGACTGCGCCGCCTGCTGCGCACCCTGCGCCAGTTGGATGACAAGCAGCTCAACGCTGTCGGCTACATGGTGCGCAGCCTCATGACGCCCGAGGCCCGTTAG